One segment of Eschrichtius robustus isolate mEscRob2 chromosome 3, mEscRob2.pri, whole genome shotgun sequence DNA contains the following:
- the RFX5 gene encoding DNA-binding protein RFX5 isoform X1 gives MVEQAVRVSRHIGAVPAIQKKENKATHEPAGPGPWGWAGVKVAASPHAGMAEDEPDAKSPKTGGRAPSGSAEAGEPTTLLQRLRGTISKAVQNKVEGILQDVQKFSDNDKLYLYLQLPSGPSTGDKSSEPSTLSNEEYMYAYRWIRNHLEEHTDTCLPKQSVYDAYRKYCESLACCRPLSTANFGKIIREIFPDIKARRLGGRGQSKYCYSGIRRKTLVSMPPLPGLDLKGSESPEMGPEVSPAPRDELVEAACALTCDWAERILKRSFSSIVEVARFLLQQHLISARSAHASVLKAMGRAEEDEHAPRERSSKSKNGVENLEGGAHKRPERQAQPPKELDPRAGAGPPARGERKKSVVESPAPAANNPQVNALVARLPLLLPRAPRSLIPPIRVSPPVLAPKLSSSTLKMATLPLPPRAGGPQAAVPIINMILPTVPALPGPGPGPGPGQAPPGGLTQPRGTENREVGIGGDPGPHDKGVKRTAEVPVSEASGQDPPAKATKQDIEDTGSDAKRKRGRPRKKSGGSRERNSTPDKSAAAVDSAQSSRLPLETWASGGEGNSAGGSERPGPMGEAEKEMLAQGQEDGAVSRGGRGPSSRHAKEAEDKIPPVTPKVSVIKGSRSQKEALHLVKEEVDTAAQGNKDLKGHVLQSSLPHE, from the exons ATGGTAGAACAGGCCGTCCGAGTATCTAGGCATATCGGGGCTGTTCCAGccattcagaaaaaagaaaataaagcaacgCACGAGCCCGCTGGGCCAGGACCGTGGGGCTGGGCTGGAGTGAAGGTGGCTGCGAG CCCTCATGCCGGGATGGCAGAAGATGAACCTGATGCTAAGAGCCCAAAAACTGGGGGAAGGGCCCCCTCAGGTAGTGCTGAGGCAGGGGAACCCACCACCCTCCTTCAGAGGCTCCGAGGTACCATTTC CAAGGCCGTGCAGAACAAAGTAGAGGGAATCCTG CAAGATGTACAGAAATTCTCAGACAACGACAAGCTGTATCTCTACCTTCAGCTCCCCTCAGGGCCCAGTACTGGAGACAAAAG CTCAGAGCCAAGTACACTCAGCAATGAGGAGTACATGTATGCTTATAGGTGGATCCGCAACCACCTAGAAGAGCATACTGACACCTGCCTGCCAAAACAAAGTGTTTACGATGCCTATCG GAAGTACTGTGAGAGTCTCGCCTGTTGCCGCCCACTCAGCACAGCCAACTTTGGCAAAATCATCAGAGAGATCTTCCCTGACATCAAAGCCCGAAGGCTTGGTGGCCGGGGCCAGTCCAA ATATTGCTACAGTGGCATACGAAGGAAGACCTTGGTATCTATGCCGCCCTTGCCCGGACTTGACCTAAAGGGCTCTGAGAGT CCAGAAATGGGCCCAGAAGTAAGCCCAGCACCTCGGGATGAACTGGTTGAAGCAGCCTGTGCCCTGACCTGTGACTGGGCAGAGCGAATCCTGAAACGGTCCTTCAGTTCCATCGTTGAGGTCGCCCGCTTCCTGCTGCAGCAGCATCTCATCTCTGCCCGATCTGCACACGCCAGTGTGCTCAAGGCTATGGGGCGTGCTG AAGAGGATGAACATGCCCCTCGGGAACGGTCATCTAAATCCAAGAATGGTGTAGAGAATCTGGAGGGCGGAGCCCATAAGAGACCAGAGAGACAGGCCCAG CCTCCTAAGGAGCTGGACCCCCGGGCTGGGGCTGGACCCCCAGCACGTGGAGAGCGAAAGAAGAGTGTAGTGGAGAGCCCAGCGCCAGCAGCCAATAACCCACAGGTTAATGCCCTAGTGGCCCGGCTGCCTCTGCTTCTCCCTCGGGCCCCTCGCTCACTTATTCCACCAATCCGAGTCTCTCCACCCGTCCTGGCCCCCAAGCTTTCTTCAAGCACTCTGAAAATGGCTACACTGCCTCTGCCCCCTAGAGCTGGGGGACCCCAAGCAGCTGTGCCCATCATTAACATGATCTTACCAACTGTTCCTGCTTtgcctggacctggacccgggcctgggcctgggcaggCTCCACCTGGGGGGCTCACTCAGCCGAGGGGCACAGAGAACAGGGAAGTGGGCATAGGTGGTGACCCGGGACCCCATGACAAGGGTGTGAAGAGGACAGCTGAAGTACCTGTGAGTGAGGCCAGTGGGCAGGACCCACCAGCTAAAGCAACAAAGCAGGATATAGAGGATACAGGAAGTGATGCCAAAAGAAAACGGGGGCGCCCTCGAAAAAAATCAGGTGGAAGTAGGGAAAGGAATTCTACCCCTGACAAGTCAGCAGCTGCCGTGGACTCTGCCCAGTCCTCAAGGTTACCACTGGAGACGTGGGCCTCTGGAGGGGAAGGCAACTCAGCTGGAGGGTCAGAGAGGCCAGGGCCAATGGGAGAGGCTGAGAAGGAgatgcttgcccaaggtcaggagGATGGTGCTGTTTCCAGAGGAGGAAGGGGCCCCAGTTCCCGGCATGCCAAAGAAGCAGAAGATAAAATTCCTCCGGTCACCCCAAAAGTGAGTGTCATCAAGGGCAGTAGAAGCCAAAAGGAGGCTCTTCATTTGGTCAAGGAAGAGGTAGACACTGCAGCACAGGGTAATAAAGACTTAAAGGGGCATGTGCTTCAAAGCTCCTTACCCCATGAGTGA
- the SELENBP1 gene encoding methanethiol oxidase isoform X1 has product MATECGKCGPGYPSPLEAMKGPREEIVYLPCIYRNTNTEAPDYLATVDVDPKSPQYCQVIHRLPMPHLKDELHHSGWNTCSSCFGDSTKSRTKLLLPSLISSRIYVVDVGTEPRAPKLHKVVEPKDIHAKCDLGYLHTTHCLASGEVMISSLGDPKGNGKGGFVLLDGETFEVKGTWERPGGAAPMGYDFWYQPRHNVMVSTEWAAPNVLQDGFNPADVEAGLYGNHLHVWDWQRHERVQTLTLQDGLIPLEIRFLHNPAADQGFVGCALSSNIQRFYKNEGGTWSVEKVIQVPPKKVKGWMLPEMPGLITDILLSLDDRFLYFSNWLHGDLRQYDISDPQRPRLTGQLFLGGSIVKGGPVQVLEDQELNSQPEPLVVKGKQVAGGPQMIQLSLDGKRLYVTTSLYSAWDKQFYPDLIREGSVMLQIDVDTVKGGLKLNPNFLVDFGKEPLGPALAHELRYPGGDCSSDIWL; this is encoded by the exons ATGG CTACGGAATGTGGGAAGTGTGGACCTGGCTACCCTTCACCTCTGGAGGCCATGAAAG GACCCAGGGAGGAGATTGTCTACCTGCCCTGTATCTACCGAAACACGAACACTGAGGCCCCGGATTATCTGGCCACTGTGGACGTTGACCCCAAGTCTCCCCAGTATTGCCAG GTCATCCATCGGCTGCCCATGCCCCACCTGAAGGACGAGCTGCATCACTCAGGGTGGAACACCTGcagcagctgcttcggggacAGCACCAAGTCGCGCACCAAGCTGCTGCTGCCCAGTCTCATCTCCTCCCGAATTTACGTGGTGGATGTGGGCACCGAGCCCCGCGCTCCGAAGCTGCACAAG GTTGTTGAGCCCAAGGACATCCATGCCAAGTGTGACCTGGGCTACCTCCACACCACCCACTGCCTGGCCAGTGGGGAGGTGATGATCAGTTCCTTGGGAGACCCCAAAGGCAATGGCAAAG GGGGTTTTGTGCTGCTGGATGGAGAGACGTTTGAGGTGAAGGGCACGTGGGAGCGGCCTGGAGGTGCTGCGCCTATGGGCTATGACTTCTGGTACCAGCCTCGACACAATGTCATGGTCAGCACTGAATGGGCAGCTCCCAATGTCTTACAAGATGGCTTCAACCCCGCTGATGTTGAGGCGG GGCTGTATGGGAACCACTTACATGTGTGGGACTGGCAGCGCCATGAGAGGGTGCAGACCCTGACTCTACAGGACGGCCTCATCCCCCTGGAGATCCGCTTCCTACACAACCCGGCCGCTGATCAGGGCTTCGTGGGCTGTGCCCTCAGCTCCAACATCCAGCGCTTCTATAAGAATGAG GGAGGTACTTGGTCAGTGGAGAAGGTGATCCAGGTGCCCCCCAAGAAAGTGAAGGGCTGGATGCTGCCTGAAATGCCAG GCCTGATCACTGACATCCTGCTGTCCCTGGACGACCGCTTCCTCTACTTCAGCAACTGGCTGCATGGGGATCTGCGGCAGTATGACATCTCTGACCCGCAGAGGCCCCGCCTCACGGGACAG CTCTTCCTCGGGGGCAGCATTGTTAAGGGAGGCCCCGTGCAGGTGCTGGAGGACCAGGAGCTAAACTCCCAGCCAGAACCCCTGGTGGTCAAG GGGAAACAAGTGGCCGGAGGCCCTCAGATGATCCAGCTTAGCCTGGATGGGAAGCGTCTCTACGTCACCACGTCGCTGTACAGTGCCTGGGACAAGCAGTTTTACCCTGATCTCATCAG GGAAGGCTCTGTGATGCTGCAGATCGATGTAGACACAGTAAAGGGAGGGCTGAAGTTGAACCCCAACTTCCTGGTAGACTTTGGGAAGGAGCCCCTCGGCCCAGCCCTGGCCCATGAGCTCCGCTACCCTGGGGGCGACTGCAGCTCTGACATCTGGCTCTGA
- the RFX5 gene encoding DNA-binding protein RFX5 isoform X2, producing the protein MEMAKISGPHAGMAEDEPDAKSPKTGGRAPSGSAEAGEPTTLLQRLRGTISKAVQNKVEGILQDVQKFSDNDKLYLYLQLPSGPSTGDKSSEPSTLSNEEYMYAYRWIRNHLEEHTDTCLPKQSVYDAYRKYCESLACCRPLSTANFGKIIREIFPDIKARRLGGRGQSKYCYSGIRRKTLVSMPPLPGLDLKGSESPEMGPEVSPAPRDELVEAACALTCDWAERILKRSFSSIVEVARFLLQQHLISARSAHASVLKAMGRAEEDEHAPRERSSKSKNGVENLEGGAHKRPERQAQPPKELDPRAGAGPPARGERKKSVVESPAPAANNPQVNALVARLPLLLPRAPRSLIPPIRVSPPVLAPKLSSSTLKMATLPLPPRAGGPQAAVPIINMILPTVPALPGPGPGPGPGQAPPGGLTQPRGTENREVGIGGDPGPHDKGVKRTAEVPVSEASGQDPPAKATKQDIEDTGSDAKRKRGRPRKKSGGSRERNSTPDKSAAAVDSAQSSRLPLETWASGGEGNSAGGSERPGPMGEAEKEMLAQGQEDGAVSRGGRGPSSRHAKEAEDKIPPVTPKVSVIKGSRSQKEALHLVKEEVDTAAQGNKDLKGHVLQSSLPHE; encoded by the exons ATGGAGATGGCAAAGATCTCTGG CCCTCATGCCGGGATGGCAGAAGATGAACCTGATGCTAAGAGCCCAAAAACTGGGGGAAGGGCCCCCTCAGGTAGTGCTGAGGCAGGGGAACCCACCACCCTCCTTCAGAGGCTCCGAGGTACCATTTC CAAGGCCGTGCAGAACAAAGTAGAGGGAATCCTG CAAGATGTACAGAAATTCTCAGACAACGACAAGCTGTATCTCTACCTTCAGCTCCCCTCAGGGCCCAGTACTGGAGACAAAAG CTCAGAGCCAAGTACACTCAGCAATGAGGAGTACATGTATGCTTATAGGTGGATCCGCAACCACCTAGAAGAGCATACTGACACCTGCCTGCCAAAACAAAGTGTTTACGATGCCTATCG GAAGTACTGTGAGAGTCTCGCCTGTTGCCGCCCACTCAGCACAGCCAACTTTGGCAAAATCATCAGAGAGATCTTCCCTGACATCAAAGCCCGAAGGCTTGGTGGCCGGGGCCAGTCCAA ATATTGCTACAGTGGCATACGAAGGAAGACCTTGGTATCTATGCCGCCCTTGCCCGGACTTGACCTAAAGGGCTCTGAGAGT CCAGAAATGGGCCCAGAAGTAAGCCCAGCACCTCGGGATGAACTGGTTGAAGCAGCCTGTGCCCTGACCTGTGACTGGGCAGAGCGAATCCTGAAACGGTCCTTCAGTTCCATCGTTGAGGTCGCCCGCTTCCTGCTGCAGCAGCATCTCATCTCTGCCCGATCTGCACACGCCAGTGTGCTCAAGGCTATGGGGCGTGCTG AAGAGGATGAACATGCCCCTCGGGAACGGTCATCTAAATCCAAGAATGGTGTAGAGAATCTGGAGGGCGGAGCCCATAAGAGACCAGAGAGACAGGCCCAG CCTCCTAAGGAGCTGGACCCCCGGGCTGGGGCTGGACCCCCAGCACGTGGAGAGCGAAAGAAGAGTGTAGTGGAGAGCCCAGCGCCAGCAGCCAATAACCCACAGGTTAATGCCCTAGTGGCCCGGCTGCCTCTGCTTCTCCCTCGGGCCCCTCGCTCACTTATTCCACCAATCCGAGTCTCTCCACCCGTCCTGGCCCCCAAGCTTTCTTCAAGCACTCTGAAAATGGCTACACTGCCTCTGCCCCCTAGAGCTGGGGGACCCCAAGCAGCTGTGCCCATCATTAACATGATCTTACCAACTGTTCCTGCTTtgcctggacctggacccgggcctgggcctgggcaggCTCCACCTGGGGGGCTCACTCAGCCGAGGGGCACAGAGAACAGGGAAGTGGGCATAGGTGGTGACCCGGGACCCCATGACAAGGGTGTGAAGAGGACAGCTGAAGTACCTGTGAGTGAGGCCAGTGGGCAGGACCCACCAGCTAAAGCAACAAAGCAGGATATAGAGGATACAGGAAGTGATGCCAAAAGAAAACGGGGGCGCCCTCGAAAAAAATCAGGTGGAAGTAGGGAAAGGAATTCTACCCCTGACAAGTCAGCAGCTGCCGTGGACTCTGCCCAGTCCTCAAGGTTACCACTGGAGACGTGGGCCTCTGGAGGGGAAGGCAACTCAGCTGGAGGGTCAGAGAGGCCAGGGCCAATGGGAGAGGCTGAGAAGGAgatgcttgcccaaggtcaggagGATGGTGCTGTTTCCAGAGGAGGAAGGGGCCCCAGTTCCCGGCATGCCAAAGAAGCAGAAGATAAAATTCCTCCGGTCACCCCAAAAGTGAGTGTCATCAAGGGCAGTAGAAGCCAAAAGGAGGCTCTTCATTTGGTCAAGGAAGAGGTAGACACTGCAGCACAGGGTAATAAAGACTTAAAGGGGCATGTGCTTCAAAGCTCCTTACCCCATGAGTGA
- the RFX5 gene encoding DNA-binding protein RFX5 isoform X3, translated as MAEDEPDAKSPKTGGRAPSGSAEAGEPTTLLQRLRGTISKAVQNKVEGILQDVQKFSDNDKLYLYLQLPSGPSTGDKSSEPSTLSNEEYMYAYRWIRNHLEEHTDTCLPKQSVYDAYRKYCESLACCRPLSTANFGKIIREIFPDIKARRLGGRGQSKYCYSGIRRKTLVSMPPLPGLDLKGSESPEMGPEVSPAPRDELVEAACALTCDWAERILKRSFSSIVEVARFLLQQHLISARSAHASVLKAMGRAEEDEHAPRERSSKSKNGVENLEGGAHKRPERQAQPPKELDPRAGAGPPARGERKKSVVESPAPAANNPQVNALVARLPLLLPRAPRSLIPPIRVSPPVLAPKLSSSTLKMATLPLPPRAGGPQAAVPIINMILPTVPALPGPGPGPGPGQAPPGGLTQPRGTENREVGIGGDPGPHDKGVKRTAEVPVSEASGQDPPAKATKQDIEDTGSDAKRKRGRPRKKSGGSRERNSTPDKSAAAVDSAQSSRLPLETWASGGEGNSAGGSERPGPMGEAEKEMLAQGQEDGAVSRGGRGPSSRHAKEAEDKIPPVTPKVSVIKGSRSQKEALHLVKEEVDTAAQGNKDLKGHVLQSSLPHE; from the exons ATGGCAGAAGATGAACCTGATGCTAAGAGCCCAAAAACTGGGGGAAGGGCCCCCTCAGGTAGTGCTGAGGCAGGGGAACCCACCACCCTCCTTCAGAGGCTCCGAGGTACCATTTC CAAGGCCGTGCAGAACAAAGTAGAGGGAATCCTG CAAGATGTACAGAAATTCTCAGACAACGACAAGCTGTATCTCTACCTTCAGCTCCCCTCAGGGCCCAGTACTGGAGACAAAAG CTCAGAGCCAAGTACACTCAGCAATGAGGAGTACATGTATGCTTATAGGTGGATCCGCAACCACCTAGAAGAGCATACTGACACCTGCCTGCCAAAACAAAGTGTTTACGATGCCTATCG GAAGTACTGTGAGAGTCTCGCCTGTTGCCGCCCACTCAGCACAGCCAACTTTGGCAAAATCATCAGAGAGATCTTCCCTGACATCAAAGCCCGAAGGCTTGGTGGCCGGGGCCAGTCCAA ATATTGCTACAGTGGCATACGAAGGAAGACCTTGGTATCTATGCCGCCCTTGCCCGGACTTGACCTAAAGGGCTCTGAGAGT CCAGAAATGGGCCCAGAAGTAAGCCCAGCACCTCGGGATGAACTGGTTGAAGCAGCCTGTGCCCTGACCTGTGACTGGGCAGAGCGAATCCTGAAACGGTCCTTCAGTTCCATCGTTGAGGTCGCCCGCTTCCTGCTGCAGCAGCATCTCATCTCTGCCCGATCTGCACACGCCAGTGTGCTCAAGGCTATGGGGCGTGCTG AAGAGGATGAACATGCCCCTCGGGAACGGTCATCTAAATCCAAGAATGGTGTAGAGAATCTGGAGGGCGGAGCCCATAAGAGACCAGAGAGACAGGCCCAG CCTCCTAAGGAGCTGGACCCCCGGGCTGGGGCTGGACCCCCAGCACGTGGAGAGCGAAAGAAGAGTGTAGTGGAGAGCCCAGCGCCAGCAGCCAATAACCCACAGGTTAATGCCCTAGTGGCCCGGCTGCCTCTGCTTCTCCCTCGGGCCCCTCGCTCACTTATTCCACCAATCCGAGTCTCTCCACCCGTCCTGGCCCCCAAGCTTTCTTCAAGCACTCTGAAAATGGCTACACTGCCTCTGCCCCCTAGAGCTGGGGGACCCCAAGCAGCTGTGCCCATCATTAACATGATCTTACCAACTGTTCCTGCTTtgcctggacctggacccgggcctgggcctgggcaggCTCCACCTGGGGGGCTCACTCAGCCGAGGGGCACAGAGAACAGGGAAGTGGGCATAGGTGGTGACCCGGGACCCCATGACAAGGGTGTGAAGAGGACAGCTGAAGTACCTGTGAGTGAGGCCAGTGGGCAGGACCCACCAGCTAAAGCAACAAAGCAGGATATAGAGGATACAGGAAGTGATGCCAAAAGAAAACGGGGGCGCCCTCGAAAAAAATCAGGTGGAAGTAGGGAAAGGAATTCTACCCCTGACAAGTCAGCAGCTGCCGTGGACTCTGCCCAGTCCTCAAGGTTACCACTGGAGACGTGGGCCTCTGGAGGGGAAGGCAACTCAGCTGGAGGGTCAGAGAGGCCAGGGCCAATGGGAGAGGCTGAGAAGGAgatgcttgcccaaggtcaggagGATGGTGCTGTTTCCAGAGGAGGAAGGGGCCCCAGTTCCCGGCATGCCAAAGAAGCAGAAGATAAAATTCCTCCGGTCACCCCAAAAGTGAGTGTCATCAAGGGCAGTAGAAGCCAAAAGGAGGCTCTTCATTTGGTCAAGGAAGAGGTAGACACTGCAGCACAGGGTAATAAAGACTTAAAGGGGCATGTGCTTCAAAGCTCCTTACCCCATGAGTGA
- the SELENBP1 gene encoding methanethiol oxidase isoform X2: MKGPREEIVYLPCIYRNTNTEAPDYLATVDVDPKSPQYCQVIHRLPMPHLKDELHHSGWNTCSSCFGDSTKSRTKLLLPSLISSRIYVVDVGTEPRAPKLHKVVEPKDIHAKCDLGYLHTTHCLASGEVMISSLGDPKGNGKGGFVLLDGETFEVKGTWERPGGAAPMGYDFWYQPRHNVMVSTEWAAPNVLQDGFNPADVEAGLYGNHLHVWDWQRHERVQTLTLQDGLIPLEIRFLHNPAADQGFVGCALSSNIQRFYKNEGGTWSVEKVIQVPPKKVKGWMLPEMPGLITDILLSLDDRFLYFSNWLHGDLRQYDISDPQRPRLTGQLFLGGSIVKGGPVQVLEDQELNSQPEPLVVKGKQVAGGPQMIQLSLDGKRLYVTTSLYSAWDKQFYPDLIREGSVMLQIDVDTVKGGLKLNPNFLVDFGKEPLGPALAHELRYPGGDCSSDIWL; this comes from the exons ATGAAAG GACCCAGGGAGGAGATTGTCTACCTGCCCTGTATCTACCGAAACACGAACACTGAGGCCCCGGATTATCTGGCCACTGTGGACGTTGACCCCAAGTCTCCCCAGTATTGCCAG GTCATCCATCGGCTGCCCATGCCCCACCTGAAGGACGAGCTGCATCACTCAGGGTGGAACACCTGcagcagctgcttcggggacAGCACCAAGTCGCGCACCAAGCTGCTGCTGCCCAGTCTCATCTCCTCCCGAATTTACGTGGTGGATGTGGGCACCGAGCCCCGCGCTCCGAAGCTGCACAAG GTTGTTGAGCCCAAGGACATCCATGCCAAGTGTGACCTGGGCTACCTCCACACCACCCACTGCCTGGCCAGTGGGGAGGTGATGATCAGTTCCTTGGGAGACCCCAAAGGCAATGGCAAAG GGGGTTTTGTGCTGCTGGATGGAGAGACGTTTGAGGTGAAGGGCACGTGGGAGCGGCCTGGAGGTGCTGCGCCTATGGGCTATGACTTCTGGTACCAGCCTCGACACAATGTCATGGTCAGCACTGAATGGGCAGCTCCCAATGTCTTACAAGATGGCTTCAACCCCGCTGATGTTGAGGCGG GGCTGTATGGGAACCACTTACATGTGTGGGACTGGCAGCGCCATGAGAGGGTGCAGACCCTGACTCTACAGGACGGCCTCATCCCCCTGGAGATCCGCTTCCTACACAACCCGGCCGCTGATCAGGGCTTCGTGGGCTGTGCCCTCAGCTCCAACATCCAGCGCTTCTATAAGAATGAG GGAGGTACTTGGTCAGTGGAGAAGGTGATCCAGGTGCCCCCCAAGAAAGTGAAGGGCTGGATGCTGCCTGAAATGCCAG GCCTGATCACTGACATCCTGCTGTCCCTGGACGACCGCTTCCTCTACTTCAGCAACTGGCTGCATGGGGATCTGCGGCAGTATGACATCTCTGACCCGCAGAGGCCCCGCCTCACGGGACAG CTCTTCCTCGGGGGCAGCATTGTTAAGGGAGGCCCCGTGCAGGTGCTGGAGGACCAGGAGCTAAACTCCCAGCCAGAACCCCTGGTGGTCAAG GGGAAACAAGTGGCCGGAGGCCCTCAGATGATCCAGCTTAGCCTGGATGGGAAGCGTCTCTACGTCACCACGTCGCTGTACAGTGCCTGGGACAAGCAGTTTTACCCTGATCTCATCAG GGAAGGCTCTGTGATGCTGCAGATCGATGTAGACACAGTAAAGGGAGGGCTGAAGTTGAACCCCAACTTCCTGGTAGACTTTGGGAAGGAGCCCCTCGGCCCAGCCCTGGCCCATGAGCTCCGCTACCCTGGGGGCGACTGCAGCTCTGACATCTGGCTCTGA